Proteins encoded in a region of the Balaenoptera ricei isolate mBalRic1 chromosome 19, mBalRic1.hap2, whole genome shotgun sequence genome:
- the KLK1 gene encoding kallikrein-1 translates to MCFPVLCLALSLAGTGAVPLIQSRIIGGHECKKHSQPWQVALYRFSSFQCGGVLVDPQWVLTAAHCKSDNYQLWLGRHNLFEDEDTAQFAHVSKDFPHPNFDLSLLKNDTLPPGEDYSHDLMLLRLEGPVQITEDVQVLELPTEEPQLESTCYASGWGSIEPDKFTYPDDLQCVDLTVLPNEMCASAHPQKVTEFMLCAGHLEGGKDTCVGDSGGPLICEGMFQGITSWGHIPCGAPNKPSVYTKVILYVDWIKKTMADNP, encoded by the exons ATGTGCTTCCCGGTTCTGTGCCTTGCCCTGTCCCTGGCAGGGACTG GTGCTGTGCCCCTTATCCAGTCCCGGATCATAGGAGGCCACGAGTGTAAGAAGCATTCCCAGCCCTGGCAGGTGGCTCTGTACCGTTTCAGCAGCTTCCAGTGTGGCGGTGTCCTGGTGGACCCCCAGTGGGTCCTCACAGCTGCTCACTGCAAGAGTGA CAATTACCAGCTCTGGCTGGGTCGCCACAACCTGTTTGAGGACGAAGACACAGCCCAGTTTGCCCATGTCAGTAAGGACTTTCCACACCCCAATTTCGACCTGAGCCTCCTGAAGAACGACACCCTCCCCCCAGGGGAGGACTACAGCCATGACCTCATGCTGCTCCGCCTGGAAGGGCCCGTCCAGATCACAGAGGACGTGCAGGTCCTGGAGCTGCCCACCGAGGAACCCCAGCTGGAGAGCACCTGCTATGCCTCTGGCTGGGGCAGCATCGAACCAGATAAGT TCACTTACCCAGATGACCTCCAGTGTGTGGACCTTACTGTCCTGCCCAATGAGATGTGTGCCAGTGCCCACCCCCAGAAGGTGACAGAGTTCATGCTGTGTGCTGGACACCTGGAGGGCGGCAAGGACACCTGCGTG GGTGACTCAGGGGGCCCGCTGATCTGCGAGGGTATGTTTCAGGGAATCACGTCATGGGGCCACATCCCGTGTGGTGCCCCCAATAAGCCCTCCGTCTACACCAAAGTGATTTTATATGTGGATTGGATCAAGAAGACCATGGCTGACAACCCCTGA